From the genome of Triticum aestivum cultivar Chinese Spring chromosome 3B, IWGSC CS RefSeq v2.1, whole genome shotgun sequence, one region includes:
- the LOC123070826 gene encoding katanin p60 ATPase-containing subunit A-like 2 isoform X1 produces the protein MDLMAFFGGKKQGPEQNGHANGAAPNGSVKKRTTDLAIYEQYEQQARQPEMRAAAIRDGNADVIQKPLLPQFESAEMRNLAETLLRDIIRGSPDVQWESIKGLETAKRLLKEAVVMPIKYPKYFTGLLSPWKGILLFGPPGTGKTMLAKAVATECNTTFFNISASSIVSKWRGDSEKLVKVLFELARHHAPSTIFLDEIDAIISQRGEARSEHEASRRLKTELLIQMDGLTKTNDLVFVLAATNLPWELDAAMLRRLEKRILVPLPEAEARQAMFKELLPAMTSNLEVPYDILVEKTEGYSGSDIRLVCKEAAMQPLRRLMSVLEASDELVPEEELPEVGPLKPEDVELALSNTRPSAHLQAHRYEKFNQDYGSHILS, from the exons ATG GATTTGATGGCGTTCTTCGGGGGCAAGAAGCAGGGGCCGGAGCAGAACGGGCACGCCAACGGGGCGGCGCCCAACGGGAGCGTCAAGAAGAGGACCACCGATTTGGCCATCTACGAGCAGTACGAGCAGCAG GCCAGGCAGCCGGAGATGCGCGCGGCGGCGATTCGCGATGGGAATGCTGATGTGAT CCAGAAGCCTCTCCTACCTCAATTTGAGTCAGCTGAAATGCGTAACTTAGCAGAGACATTGTTGCG GGATATTATCCGTGGGAGCCCTGATGTGCAATGGGAAAGCATCAAGGGACTAGAGACTGCAAAACGTCTCCTAAAAGAAGCAGTCGTCATGCCCATAAAGTACCCAAA ATACTTCACTGGTCTACTATCACCGTGGAAAGGCATCTTACTTTTTGGTCCTCCTGGAACAGGGAAG ACAATGCTGGCAAAAGCAGTTGCTACTGAGTGCAATACTACATTCTTCAACATTTCGGCTTCATCAATTGTCAGCAAATGGCGTG GAGATTCTGAGAAGCTAGTCAAAGTTCTTTTTGAGCTTGCAAGACATCATGCACCATCAACAATATTTCTTGATGAGATTGATGCTATTATTAGTCAGCGTGGTGAAGCTCGTAGTGAGCATGAAGCTAGTCGACGCTTGAAGACTGAGCTACTTATTCAG ATGGATGGCTTAACAAAGACGAACGACTTAGTATTTGTGCTTGCAGCAACAAATCTACCCTGGGAATTAGATGCAGCTATGCTCCGTCGGCTTGAGAAGCGG ATTCTTGTACCACTTCCTGAAGCTGAAGCAAGGCAAGCCATGTTTAAGGAACTTTTGCCAGCAATGACCTCAAATCTAGAGGTCCCATATGATATCCTGGTCGAAAAGACTGAAGGGTACTCAGGTTCAGACATCCGTCTCGTGTGCAAAGAAGCTGCCATGCAACCACTGAGACGTCTCATGTCAGTTCTTGAGGCCAGTGATGAGCTGGTGCCAGAGGAAG AGCTGCCTGAGGTTGGCCCTCTCAAACCTGAAGACGTCGAACTTGCTTTGAGCAACACAAGGCCGTCAGCCCATCTCCAAGCACATCGTTATGAAAAATTTAACCAGGACTATGGGAGCCATATTCTTTCTTAA
- the LOC123070826 gene encoding katanin p60 ATPase-containing subunit A-like 2 isoform X2: MGGSAAAPLLPPPPSDPSLPIAGRNAWAKPSRWSVASGPRMVGSAPATLFGKLALHRRRGTWRRISAAQTMLAKAVATECNTTFFNISASSIVSKWRGDSEKLVKVLFELARHHAPSTIFLDEIDAIISQRGEARSEHEASRRLKTELLIQMDGLTKTNDLVFVLAATNLPWELDAAMLRRLEKRILVPLPEAEARQAMFKELLPAMTSNLEVPYDILVEKTEGYSGSDIRLVCKEAAMQPLRRLMSVLEASDELVPEEELPEVGPLKPEDVELALSNTRPSAHLQAHRYEKFNQDYGSHILS, encoded by the exons ATGGGTGGCTCCGCCGCCGCCCCactcttgcccccccccccctccgaccCTTCTCTTCCCATCGCCGGCCGGAACGCATGGGCAAAGCCCTCACGGTGGTCGGTGGCGTCGGGCCCTCGCATGGTCGGGTCGGCTCCGGCGACGCTCTTCGGCAAGTTGGCGCTGCACCGGCGGCGTGGAACATGGAGGCGGATCAGCGCGGCTCAG ACAATGCTGGCAAAAGCAGTTGCTACTGAGTGCAATACTACATTCTTCAACATTTCGGCTTCATCAATTGTCAGCAAATGGCGTG GAGATTCTGAGAAGCTAGTCAAAGTTCTTTTTGAGCTTGCAAGACATCATGCACCATCAACAATATTTCTTGATGAGATTGATGCTATTATTAGTCAGCGTGGTGAAGCTCGTAGTGAGCATGAAGCTAGTCGACGCTTGAAGACTGAGCTACTTATTCAG ATGGATGGCTTAACAAAGACGAACGACTTAGTATTTGTGCTTGCAGCAACAAATCTACCCTGGGAATTAGATGCAGCTATGCTCCGTCGGCTTGAGAAGCGG ATTCTTGTACCACTTCCTGAAGCTGAAGCAAGGCAAGCCATGTTTAAGGAACTTTTGCCAGCAATGACCTCAAATCTAGAGGTCCCATATGATATCCTGGTCGAAAAGACTGAAGGGTACTCAGGTTCAGACATCCGTCTCGTGTGCAAAGAAGCTGCCATGCAACCACTGAGACGTCTCATGTCAGTTCTTGAGGCCAGTGATGAGCTGGTGCCAGAGGAAG AGCTGCCTGAGGTTGGCCCTCTCAAACCTGAAGACGTCGAACTTGCTTTGAGCAACACAAGGCCGTCAGCCCATCTCCAAGCACATCGTTATGAAAAATTTAACCAGGACTATGGGAGCCATATTCTTTCTTAA